One part of the Vibrio cyclitrophicus genome encodes these proteins:
- a CDS encoding glycoside hydrolase family 3 N-terminal domain-containing protein, with protein sequence MVIYKQPEYSVAQRVEDLLARMTLEEKIAQLGAQWLLLDENGDHKERGLEMVSGTDSRSLDDKIKHGLGQITRALGTHTVDAQAGVKALNKFQQYLVEQTRLGIPAIPHEECLVGLMAQGATLYPSSLNYGHTWNPALIEAAAADIGRQVKMVGAKQGLAPVLDVSRDVRWGRTEETLGEDPYLAGVMASHYVSGLQGPNRDVFATLKHYVGHSASEGARNHAPVNLGFKELNDTFMLPFEMAVKLANAGSVMPAYHDIDGEPCHASHHLLTQVLREEWGFDGLVVADYGGVELLASHHAIAENNAQAAALAFNAGLDIELPDDACAERLTNAIDQGLISIEKIDEIVARILSVKFEMGLFENPYCEVPTTPLHTESSRELAYQIASESIVLLKNDGTLPLNTQTTLGLVGATVDDQLALLGGYSFPVHLILSESDSDEQVSKTLLNIFQQQFESVNYHKGCDILTERHANAPVFPGDVDLAIGQAMTSPISQDTSHIAGAVDVAINSDVVVACVGDLAGLFQTGTVGEGSDTDSLMLPGVQQQMLDELLDTGKPIVVLVTGGRPYQLGRAEEEAAAIVYGWAPGQEGASAICDVISGKVNPSGRLTLSIPKNVGAVPYFYNHKLKSAGTPIAYHFGSAYNFGYGLSYTQFDYANVSLNCDEVTFDDMIEMSVEVTNSGSRDGAEVVQLYVRDKICSVVRPVKELKGFNKVSIQAGQTKSVMFRLPVDMLNFTDGQHRRVVEGGEFELMIGRSSSQIEHRATVKVQGGKHVLPKNWKMVCEVEELLL encoded by the coding sequence ATGGTGATTTACAAACAACCGGAATATTCAGTGGCACAGCGAGTGGAAGACTTATTGGCTCGCATGACGTTAGAAGAAAAAATAGCTCAACTCGGCGCGCAGTGGCTGCTGTTAGATGAAAATGGCGATCATAAAGAACGCGGTTTGGAAATGGTTTCTGGTACTGACTCGCGCAGTCTTGATGACAAAATCAAGCATGGCTTGGGCCAAATTACACGCGCACTTGGTACCCATACTGTTGATGCACAAGCGGGCGTTAAAGCGCTCAATAAGTTTCAGCAATATTTGGTTGAGCAAACGCGCTTAGGCATTCCTGCGATTCCTCACGAGGAATGTTTAGTGGGTTTAATGGCGCAAGGTGCAACGTTATATCCATCGTCACTAAACTATGGGCATACATGGAACCCGGCTTTGATTGAAGCTGCGGCAGCCGATATTGGCCGACAAGTTAAAATGGTTGGGGCAAAGCAAGGTTTAGCTCCCGTTCTTGATGTATCGCGTGATGTGCGGTGGGGAAGAACAGAAGAAACGTTAGGCGAAGACCCTTATCTCGCTGGTGTAATGGCAAGTCATTATGTGAGCGGCTTGCAAGGGCCAAACCGAGATGTGTTTGCCACACTCAAGCATTACGTTGGTCACTCAGCCAGTGAAGGCGCGCGTAATCACGCGCCTGTAAACCTTGGCTTTAAAGAACTCAACGATACGTTCATGTTGCCATTCGAAATGGCGGTCAAACTCGCTAATGCGGGTTCGGTAATGCCTGCGTACCATGATATTGACGGCGAACCTTGCCACGCTTCTCATCATTTATTGACGCAAGTGTTAAGAGAAGAGTGGGGCTTTGATGGGCTTGTTGTTGCGGATTATGGTGGCGTCGAATTGCTTGCATCGCACCATGCAATTGCAGAAAACAACGCACAAGCGGCGGCGCTTGCATTCAATGCGGGTTTAGACATCGAACTTCCTGACGATGCCTGCGCGGAACGCCTCACTAACGCCATTGATCAAGGCCTTATTTCAATTGAAAAAATCGACGAAATTGTGGCTAGGATCTTAAGCGTTAAATTCGAAATGGGTTTGTTCGAAAATCCCTATTGCGAAGTTCCTACTACGCCTTTACACACGGAATCTAGCCGTGAACTCGCTTATCAAATCGCGAGTGAATCCATAGTGCTGCTCAAAAATGACGGTACCTTGCCTCTTAATACCCAAACGACACTCGGTTTGGTAGGCGCGACGGTTGACGATCAACTAGCGTTGTTAGGAGGCTACAGTTTCCCAGTACATCTAATTTTGAGCGAATCTGATAGCGATGAACAAGTGTCTAAAACCTTGTTGAACATCTTCCAACAACAGTTTGAATCGGTGAATTATCATAAAGGCTGCGATATATTAACTGAGCGTCACGCCAATGCGCCTGTTTTCCCAGGAGATGTTGACCTTGCGATTGGTCAAGCGATGACATCACCAATTAGCCAAGATACCTCTCATATCGCGGGTGCGGTTGATGTCGCGATAAACAGCGATGTGGTCGTAGCTTGTGTTGGCGACCTTGCTGGGTTGTTCCAAACTGGAACTGTAGGTGAAGGTTCTGATACCGACTCGCTAATGTTGCCAGGTGTGCAGCAACAGATGCTCGACGAGCTACTGGACACGGGCAAACCGATTGTTGTGCTCGTTACCGGAGGTCGACCATATCAACTAGGAAGAGCAGAAGAGGAAGCCGCTGCAATCGTGTATGGCTGGGCTCCGGGGCAAGAGGGCGCAAGCGCTATATGCGATGTCATTTCGGGTAAAGTGAACCCAAGTGGTCGCTTAACCTTATCCATTCCAAAGAACGTTGGAGCTGTGCCATACTTCTATAATCACAAGCTAAAGAGTGCGGGTACCCCGATTGCTTACCACTTTGGTTCGGCATACAACTTTGGCTATGGCCTCAGTTACACCCAGTTTGATTACGCCAATGTATCGCTCAATTGTGATGAGGTGACATTCGACGATATGATCGAAATGAGCGTTGAGGTGACTAACAGTGGTAGCCGCGATGGTGCAGAAGTCGTGCAGTTGTATGTGCGCGATAAAATTTGCTCAGTGGTTCGCCCTGTCAAGGAACTAAAAGGGTTCAACAAAGTATCGATTCAAGCTGGTCAAACAAAATCAGTGATGTTCCGTTTACCGGTCGATATGCTTAACTTTACTGATGGTCAGCACCGCCGTGTGGTTGAAGGCGGTGAGTTTGAACTGATGATAGGGCGTTCGTCGAGTCAAATAGAACATCGTGCTACCGTAAAAGTTCAAGGTGGCAAGCACGTGCTTCCTAAAAACTGGAAGATGGTCTGTGAGGTAGAAGAGTTGTTGCTGTAA
- the xylB gene encoding xylulokinase, with protein sequence MYIGIDLGTSGVKSIAMSRSGDILATHSAELSVSRLKPLWSEQNPLDWWEATCETIKGLGDKVDLSQVVAIGLSGQMHGATLLDNKGDILRPAILWNDGRCEEECKELEQKVLNSRDITGNIMMPGFTAPKLKWVANYEPALFAKIDKVLLPKDYLRFKMTGDFASDMSDSAGTCWLDVNARDWSDTLLQATGLTRAQMPKLFEGIDVTGSLSSEIATLWGMPCVPVIAGGGDNAAGAVGVGITEPGQAMLSLGTSGVYFAVSEGFISNPESALHSFCHALPNTWHTMSVTLSAASCLKWVADLTGFDDVGNMISEVQENADKDSQVVFLPYLSGERTPHNDPNAKGVFFGMTHSTTRFELVQAVLEGVGFAFADGFDALHVTKMIPEEVSLIGGGARSEYWRQMLADIVGLPLVYRKGGDVGPALGAARLAILGIEKEATLEDVCPVPKLVQRHDPDESKYHYYKIKREIFQELYKKVNTLF encoded by the coding sequence ATGTATATTGGAATCGACTTGGGCACATCGGGTGTTAAATCCATCGCAATGTCACGCAGTGGCGATATTTTAGCGACGCATTCTGCAGAGTTATCGGTATCGCGTTTGAAGCCATTGTGGTCAGAGCAAAACCCACTCGATTGGTGGGAAGCAACATGTGAAACAATCAAAGGTCTTGGAGATAAAGTAGACTTGTCACAGGTTGTCGCGATTGGGTTGTCTGGTCAAATGCACGGAGCAACACTTTTAGATAACAAAGGAGATATCCTTCGTCCAGCCATTTTGTGGAACGATGGGCGTTGTGAAGAAGAGTGTAAAGAGCTGGAGCAAAAAGTACTGAATAGCCGAGACATTACCGGCAATATCATGATGCCAGGCTTTACTGCGCCTAAACTCAAATGGGTCGCAAACTATGAACCAGCGCTATTCGCAAAAATAGACAAGGTGTTGCTACCTAAAGATTACTTGCGCTTCAAAATGACGGGCGATTTCGCATCGGATATGTCTGATTCCGCGGGAACGTGTTGGCTTGATGTGAATGCGCGAGATTGGAGCGATACTTTGTTGCAAGCGACAGGGTTAACACGTGCACAAATGCCGAAGTTGTTTGAAGGCATTGACGTAACGGGAAGCTTGTCTAGCGAAATTGCAACCTTGTGGGGAATGCCATGTGTTCCCGTCATCGCTGGTGGCGGTGATAATGCGGCAGGAGCTGTAGGCGTTGGTATCACTGAACCGGGACAAGCGATGCTGTCTTTGGGAACATCTGGCGTATATTTCGCTGTAAGCGAGGGTTTTATTTCAAATCCTGAATCAGCATTACACAGTTTCTGTCATGCACTTCCAAATACTTGGCATACCATGTCGGTGACATTAAGTGCTGCTTCATGTCTTAAATGGGTGGCTGATCTAACTGGCTTTGATGATGTTGGCAACATGATATCCGAAGTGCAGGAAAACGCTGATAAAGACTCTCAAGTAGTCTTCCTGCCTTACTTATCCGGTGAAAGAACGCCTCATAATGATCCTAATGCGAAAGGCGTGTTCTTTGGCATGACACATTCAACTACGCGCTTTGAGCTTGTTCAGGCGGTATTGGAAGGCGTAGGTTTTGCTTTTGCCGATGGTTTTGACGCCTTGCATGTCACGAAAATGATCCCTGAAGAGGTGTCATTGATCGGTGGCGGTGCGCGCAGTGAATATTGGCGTCAAATGCTAGCCGATATTGTGGGCTTACCTTTGGTTTATCGCAAAGGTGGCGATGTTGGCCCTGCTCTTGGTGCCGCTCGTTTAGCGATTCTTGGGATAGAGAAAGAGGCTACGCTTGAAGACGTTTGTCCAGTTCCTAAATTGGTTCAGCGTCATGACCCAGATGAGAGTAAATATCATTATTATAAAATAAAGCGTGAAATTTTTCAGGAACTCTACAAAAAAGTTAACACGTTATTTTAA
- a CDS encoding XylR family transcriptional regulator has translation MMDKRYRITLLFNANKVYDRQVIEGIGEYLQASQCEWDIFLEEDFVTHLDNFKEWRGDGVIADFDNPKIQELLADSDVPVVGVGGSYTNADDYPNVPYVATDNEALIELGFQHLKEKGLENFAFYGIPQDPAKRWATERELAFKKIVEREGYSGAVYRGNETSPQTWQYDMNRLADWLQRLPTPTGIIAVTDSRARHLLQMCEHLNVMVPDKVSVIGIDNEELARYLTRVSLSSVGQGCKDMGYRAAKMLHKLVKNRDIEAGQPNADNKQPRILIPPTKVFERQSTDFQALKDTYVIQAMHFIRHNAYKGIKVDQVLSYVGISRSNMEARFKEERGHSIHQEIHNSKLKRACTLLQGTSLPIIEISELCGYPSLQYMYTVFKKNLDQTPKDYREAALAESLMGLS, from the coding sequence ATCATGGATAAACGCTACCGTATTACTTTGCTTTTCAACGCCAACAAAGTCTACGACCGTCAGGTTATAGAAGGCATCGGGGAATATTTGCAGGCATCTCAATGTGAGTGGGATATTTTCTTGGAAGAAGACTTCGTTACTCACTTAGATAATTTTAAGGAGTGGCGCGGCGATGGTGTAATTGCTGATTTCGATAACCCTAAAATTCAAGAACTGTTGGCTGATTCTGACGTACCCGTCGTGGGCGTTGGTGGATCTTACACCAATGCCGATGATTACCCCAACGTGCCCTATGTCGCTACCGACAACGAAGCATTGATTGAGTTAGGTTTTCAGCACCTAAAAGAAAAAGGACTGGAGAACTTCGCCTTTTATGGTATTCCACAAGACCCAGCCAAACGTTGGGCTACGGAGCGCGAGTTAGCGTTTAAAAAGATTGTCGAACGTGAGGGTTATTCAGGCGCGGTATATCGTGGCAACGAAACCAGTCCTCAAACTTGGCAGTACGATATGAACCGCCTAGCCGACTGGTTGCAACGCCTACCGACACCTACGGGGATCATCGCCGTCACCGACTCACGAGCCAGACACTTACTGCAAATGTGCGAGCACCTAAATGTCATGGTACCTGACAAAGTATCTGTAATTGGTATCGACAACGAAGAGCTAGCGCGCTACTTAACTCGCGTGTCTCTAAGCTCGGTTGGCCAAGGTTGTAAAGACATGGGCTATCGCGCGGCAAAAATGCTGCACAAATTGGTGAAAAACCGCGATATTGAAGCGGGACAACCTAATGCCGATAATAAACAGCCTCGAATATTGATTCCACCAACCAAAGTGTTCGAAAGACAAAGTACTGACTTCCAAGCACTAAAAGACACTTACGTCATTCAGGCGATGCACTTTATTCGTCACAATGCGTACAAAGGTATTAAGGTGGATCAAGTATTAAGCTATGTTGGGATTTCACGTTCAAACATGGAAGCTCGTTTTAAAGAAGAGCGTGGTCATTCCATTCACCAAGAGATCCACAACTCAAAACTAAAACGCGCGTGTACATTACTTCAAGGTACATCATTACCCATCATCGAAATATCAGAACTTTGTGGTTACCCATCTTTACAATACATGTACACCGTATTTAAAAAGAACCTAGACCAAACGCCTAAAGATTATCGGGAAGCCGCTTTAGCTGAATCTTTGATGGGGCTTTCTTAA
- a CDS encoding xylose ABC transporter ATP-binding protein has translation MEALLDMRNIVKRFGEVKALDGVSITLGRGEVLSLCGENGSGKSTLMKVLCGIYPLGDFDGEIIFEGQQVKARHIADTEALGIAIIHQELTLVKELSVLENLFLGAEIQSYGVLDFDRMHAKSVKLLQKVRLNVSPETRVGDLGVGQQQLIEIAKALSKDAKILVLDEPTAPLTESETEILLDLVTDLRRQGVSCIYISHKLNEVKAISDRICVIRDGTHIGTKATSTITTDDIITMMVGREMKQLFPREDHAIGDVVLEANNIQAWDKLNTHIAKVSDVSFVLREGEILGVAGLVGAGRTELMECLYGCYQGKNSGRVSLHGRELKLHSSQDALHAGIAMVPEDRKRHGIIPIMGVGENITLAGLDSFASSGVLDDVKEAAEIKQSIQSLTVKTPNAELPIRNLSGGNQQKAILARFLMVNPKVLILDEPTRGIDVGAKYEIYKLMFKLVKQGISIIMVSSELPEVLGISDRVLVMHEGKLKGDLVNKDLTQEIIMDCALSDKIAEEV, from the coding sequence ATGGAAGCGTTACTAGACATGCGCAATATTGTAAAACGGTTTGGTGAGGTCAAAGCGTTAGATGGAGTCAGCATTACGTTGGGACGTGGTGAAGTGTTGTCGCTATGTGGCGAAAATGGTTCAGGCAAATCAACGTTAATGAAAGTGTTGTGTGGGATTTATCCTCTCGGAGATTTCGACGGTGAAATCATCTTCGAAGGCCAACAAGTTAAAGCGCGTCACATTGCCGATACCGAAGCGTTAGGCATCGCCATTATTCACCAAGAGTTAACGTTAGTTAAAGAGCTCTCTGTGCTAGAGAACCTATTTTTAGGCGCAGAAATTCAATCATACGGTGTGCTCGATTTTGACCGAATGCACGCCAAGTCGGTAAAACTGCTACAAAAAGTTAGATTAAATGTGTCACCAGAAACGCGAGTAGGCGATCTCGGCGTTGGGCAGCAGCAGCTCATTGAAATTGCCAAAGCGCTGTCGAAAGACGCCAAAATATTAGTGCTTGATGAGCCAACAGCACCACTGACTGAATCGGAAACTGAGATTTTACTGGATCTGGTTACGGATCTGAGAAGACAAGGCGTAAGCTGTATTTATATCTCACACAAACTCAATGAAGTGAAAGCCATTTCTGACCGTATTTGCGTGATCAGAGACGGCACTCACATTGGTACAAAAGCGACGAGTACCATCACCACCGACGACATCATTACTATGATGGTTGGCCGAGAAATGAAACAACTGTTTCCACGAGAAGATCATGCAATTGGCGACGTGGTGTTAGAAGCTAATAACATTCAAGCGTGGGACAAATTGAACACCCATATCGCGAAAGTGAGTGATGTGAGCTTTGTACTTCGAGAAGGCGAAATTCTTGGCGTTGCTGGGCTAGTCGGTGCGGGAAGAACCGAACTAATGGAATGCCTATATGGTTGCTATCAGGGTAAAAACAGCGGACGTGTTTCGTTACATGGTCGTGAACTGAAACTGCACAGTAGCCAAGATGCATTGCACGCTGGAATTGCCATGGTGCCGGAAGACAGAAAACGTCATGGCATTATTCCCATTATGGGCGTGGGTGAAAACATTACGTTGGCTGGGTTAGATTCTTTTGCATCAAGTGGTGTGCTAGACGACGTTAAAGAAGCGGCAGAGATAAAACAGTCAATCCAATCACTGACCGTTAAAACACCGAATGCTGAACTGCCAATCAGAAACTTATCAGGTGGCAATCAACAAAAAGCCATTCTAGCTCGATTTTTGATGGTTAACCCTAAAGTGCTCATTCTTGATGAACCGACACGTGGAATTGATGTTGGAGCCAAGTATGAGATCTATAAGTTGATGTTTAAACTCGTAAAGCAAGGAATAAGCATCATTATGGTTTCGTCAGAACTGCCTGAGGTGTTAGGGATTAGTGACCGTGTATTAGTGATGCACGAGGGGAAACTAAAGGGTGATTTGGTCAACAAAGATCTTACCCAGGAAATAATTATGGACTGCGCACTCTCAGACAAGATCGCAGAAGAGGTATGA
- a CDS encoding sugar ABC transporter permease — protein sequence MEQIKSVSTNSGFKWRDWLEGAKFQLLVMATAIILIMLFFSVMTEWAYLSPRNISNLFRQTSITGILAIGMVFVIISGEIDLSVGSMMGLLGGAAAILDVWFGLPLPVTIVITLGAGFLLGLWNGWWVAYRKVPSFIVTLAGMLAFRGILIGITDGTTVAPTSSEMGIIGQSYLPNMVSLVMGVVGLSLYFGWQKKRRVTRNHYQLPVEAARTAMLKHSLLGVAVLSIILILNDYRGVPTPVLLLAVFLILGTFIANKTQFGRRIYAIGGNIEASRLSGINVEKTKLSVYAMNGFLVGAAALVLSSRLGAGSPSAGNIAELDAIAACVIGGASMAGGVGTVIGAVIGAFIMASLDNGMSMMDVPTFWQYVVKGAILLLAVWMDSATKAKR from the coding sequence ATGGAACAAATAAAATCTGTATCAACGAACTCTGGATTCAAATGGCGCGACTGGTTAGAAGGCGCAAAATTTCAACTGCTTGTTATGGCAACCGCAATCATTCTTATCATGCTGTTTTTTAGTGTGATGACTGAGTGGGCGTATCTTTCTCCAAGAAATATCTCCAACTTATTTAGACAAACGTCCATTACCGGAATTTTGGCGATTGGTATGGTGTTCGTGATCATCAGTGGCGAAATAGACCTTTCCGTTGGTTCAATGATGGGTTTGTTAGGCGGCGCTGCGGCCATTTTGGATGTTTGGTTTGGGCTGCCTTTACCTGTCACGATTGTGATTACGTTAGGTGCGGGTTTTCTACTTGGTTTATGGAACGGCTGGTGGGTTGCGTATCGAAAAGTACCATCGTTTATTGTGACGCTAGCGGGGATGTTAGCATTCCGAGGCATTTTGATTGGGATTACCGACGGAACGACGGTTGCGCCTACCTCAAGTGAAATGGGTATTATCGGCCAAAGCTATCTACCAAATATGGTTAGCTTGGTGATGGGTGTGGTTGGACTGTCGCTGTATTTTGGTTGGCAGAAGAAACGCAGAGTCACTCGTAACCATTATCAATTGCCTGTTGAAGCTGCACGTACTGCAATGCTCAAGCACAGTTTACTTGGGGTTGCGGTACTCAGTATTATTCTTATTTTGAATGATTATCGTGGAGTTCCTACTCCTGTACTTTTACTAGCGGTATTCCTTATCTTAGGTACGTTTATAGCCAATAAAACGCAGTTTGGTCGACGAATTTATGCCATTGGCGGCAACATTGAAGCGAGCCGGCTATCAGGCATTAACGTAGAAAAAACTAAACTGTCAGTTTACGCGATGAATGGCTTCTTGGTGGGAGCGGCAGCGTTAGTATTGAGCAGTCGATTAGGCGCAGGGTCACCTTCTGCAGGGAACATTGCCGAACTTGATGCCATTGCCGCTTGTGTAATTGGCGGCGCCAGTATGGCTGGTGGTGTGGGTACGGTTATTGGCGCTGTTATTGGGGCATTTATTATGGCGTCGCTCGATAACGGAATGAGCATGATGGACGTTCCGACCTTTTGGCAATACGTGGTGAAAGGTGCAATATTACTGCTTGCGGTGTGGATGGATAGTGCAACTAAAGCGAAGCGTTAA
- a CDS encoding Gfo/Idh/MocA family protein: MEDKIFNWGVIAPGRISHSFAKAMRVVSDARLFSVASSQLDRAQSFAAEYGCKYAYDDYQTLIEDPNVDVVYIANPHRFHFECIKKCLIAGKPVLCEKPITVNEAQCQELIELANKHQVFLMEAVWTRFLPIWQQVQVWIEKQSIGQLQSMSSSFGFNLPKDESDRLFNNSLAGGALLDMGIYSLTMSQFVMQKEPTSVVANGVIGSTYVDEHTSGTLSYEGVQSFFTCSFNKPLDNNFILSGSKGRIVIPSMFWAATCGILDIDGQEPVMVELPFRATGFEYQIEEVIRCLSHGKLQSDVMSWQDSVATMRIMDLIREQIGIKYPFLNMSDH, translated from the coding sequence ATGGAAGATAAGATATTTAACTGGGGGGTTATTGCTCCGGGAAGAATTTCTCACTCATTTGCAAAAGCAATGAGGGTTGTTTCGGATGCTCGTTTATTTTCGGTAGCCAGTTCCCAATTAGATCGTGCTCAGAGTTTTGCTGCGGAGTATGGATGCAAATATGCTTATGACGATTATCAAACTTTAATCGAAGATCCAAATGTAGATGTCGTGTATATTGCCAATCCTCATCGCTTTCATTTTGAATGTATCAAAAAATGTTTGATAGCTGGTAAACCTGTTTTATGTGAAAAACCTATTACGGTAAATGAAGCACAATGCCAAGAGTTGATTGAGCTCGCGAATAAACATCAAGTATTTCTAATGGAGGCCGTATGGACTCGTTTTTTGCCAATATGGCAACAGGTTCAAGTCTGGATTGAAAAACAGAGCATTGGTCAACTACAATCTATGTCATCATCATTTGGCTTTAATCTTCCGAAAGATGAAAGTGATCGATTATTTAATAATTCTCTTGCTGGAGGTGCGTTATTAGATATGGGGATTTACAGCCTAACTATGTCACAGTTTGTAATGCAGAAAGAGCCTACTTCAGTCGTTGCTAACGGGGTGATTGGTTCAACATATGTTGATGAGCATACAAGTGGCACCCTTAGTTATGAAGGAGTACAGAGTTTTTTTACTTGTAGCTTTAATAAACCATTGGACAATAATTTTATCTTGTCTGGTAGTAAAGGTCGTATTGTCATCCCCTCTATGTTCTGGGCTGCTACTTGTGGAATTTTGGATATTGATGGTCAAGAACCAGTGATGGTTGAATTACCATTTAGAGCTACAGGTTTTGAGTATCAAATCGAAGAAGTAATACGTTGTCTTAGTCATGGTAAGTTACAAAGTGATGTTATGAGCTGGCAAGATAGTGTTGCGACTATGCGTATTATGGACTTAATACGAGAACAAATTGGGATTAAGTATCCATTTTTAAATATGTCTGACCATTAA
- the xylF gene encoding D-xylose ABC transporter substrate-binding protein, translating into MKKVISLLCTAVIAFAATPALADSVKIGMAIDDLRLERWQKDRDIFVDKAEELGAKVYVQSANGNEQTQIAQIENMISRGVDVLVIIPYNGEVLSNVIAEAKRDGIQVLAYDRLINNADIDFYLSFDNEKVGEMQATAMLENKPNGNYFLMGGAPTDNNAKLFRKGQMNVLQSKIDSGDIKVVGDQWVDSWLAENALKIMENALTANNNNIDVVVASNDSTAGGAIQALDAQGLAGKVSISGQDADLAAIRRIVNGTQTMTVYKPISILADRAAEIAVELGSDEAPKSNAVLNNGTKDVPAWLLKPIAVNKNNIKKTVVADKFHSEDSIYQ; encoded by the coding sequence ATGAAAAAGGTAATTTCTCTACTCTGTACTGCAGTAATTGCATTTGCTGCCACTCCTGCATTAGCTGACTCAGTAAAAATCGGAATGGCGATTGACGATCTTCGCTTAGAACGTTGGCAAAAAGACCGAGATATCTTTGTTGATAAAGCGGAAGAGCTTGGCGCGAAAGTGTATGTTCAGTCGGCAAACGGTAATGAACAAACTCAAATAGCACAGATTGAAAACATGATATCGCGTGGCGTTGACGTGTTGGTGATCATTCCTTACAACGGAGAAGTACTAAGTAATGTTATTGCAGAAGCAAAACGAGACGGTATTCAAGTCTTGGCTTACGACCGCCTAATTAACAACGCTGACATTGATTTTTACTTGTCGTTCGACAACGAAAAAGTCGGTGAAATGCAAGCGACTGCAATGTTAGAAAACAAACCAAACGGTAACTACTTTTTGATGGGTGGTGCGCCAACAGATAACAACGCGAAATTGTTCAGAAAAGGACAAATGAATGTACTGCAATCAAAAATCGATTCCGGAGACATTAAGGTTGTTGGCGATCAATGGGTTGATTCATGGTTAGCTGAAAACGCGCTTAAAATCATGGAGAACGCTCTAACAGCCAATAACAACAATATCGATGTTGTGGTTGCATCAAACGACTCAACAGCAGGCGGCGCAATCCAAGCTCTAGATGCGCAAGGACTGGCTGGCAAAGTGTCTATTTCTGGCCAAGATGCCGACCTTGCAGCAATTCGCCGAATTGTAAATGGTACTCAAACCATGACGGTTTACAAACCAATTAGCATTCTAGCGGATCGCGCGGCTGAAATTGCGGTTGAATTGGGAAGCGACGAAGCGCCTAAATCAAACGCTGTGCTAAATAACGGAACAAAAGACGTACCTGCTTGGTTGCTCAAACCAATTGCGGTCAATAAGAACAACATCAAGAAAACGGTCGTCGCAGACAAGTTCCATTCTGAAGACTCTATCTATCAATAA
- a CDS encoding Shedu immune nuclease family protein, which yields MTTEDLVAVGFRKKQLGIYGSLLTDQSYFDTLKNKKNCSNEALWQKYFEKNSWVFGYGLGYIFLSNLDDRKLEQVVQGHSVDSHGKRVDALMKSKGIISNLCFVEIKTHTTALLETKPYRSGCWAPSRELAGAIAQVQGTVASAVENLSSRITPSDSEGNPTGEEIYNYQPKSCLVIGCMGEFVSEHGVNKGKLRSFELLRKNITNPEVITFDELYERAKFIVQHNQR from the coding sequence GTGACCACAGAAGATCTTGTTGCAGTAGGCTTTCGAAAGAAGCAATTAGGTATTTATGGCAGTCTACTTACTGATCAAAGTTACTTTGACACATTAAAAAATAAGAAGAATTGCTCTAATGAGGCTTTGTGGCAAAAGTACTTTGAAAAGAACTCTTGGGTATTTGGTTATGGCCTAGGTTACATATTCTTATCCAATCTAGATGACCGAAAACTGGAACAAGTAGTTCAAGGGCATAGTGTTGATTCACATGGTAAGCGAGTTGATGCGCTTATGAAAAGCAAAGGTATCATCTCCAATTTGTGCTTTGTTGAAATCAAAACCCATACCACAGCTTTATTAGAAACCAAGCCTTATCGATCAGGTTGCTGGGCACCTTCAAGAGAACTGGCAGGAGCTATCGCACAAGTCCAAGGTACTGTCGCTTCCGCCGTGGAGAATTTATCTAGCCGAATTACCCCCAGCGATAGCGAAGGAAACCCAACTGGCGAAGAAATTTATAATTACCAACCTAAATCCTGCTTAGTAATAGGCTGTATGGGAGAGTTTGTATCAGAGCATGGTGTGAACAAAGGTAAGTTGAGGTCATTTGAGTTGCTTCGCAAAAATATCACTAACCCAGAAGTGATCACATTTGATGAGCTATATGAACGTGCGAAGTTCATTGTACAGCACAACCAACGCTAG